In Exiguobacterium sp. 9-2, the genomic window TGCTTCGATTAAGAGGCGTGCCGACCAGAGTGGATCGTTCAGGTCGAATCCCTTTTGTTCGAGTTCAGTCGCAAGCGCACCATCTAAAATCAGGAAAGGAACTTCCTGTAATCGTTGATCAACTGGATTTTTGATTCGGGACATTTTCAACACTCCGTTTCTGAGAAGAATTCGTGAACGCATGAACGACATAACAGATCACGATGAATGGGATACCGCAATACAAGGCGACTCGTTGCGTCGGATCAAATCCGATACCAATCAGGGAAATCAAACAGACGACGAAAGCGGCGATCGGTACCAATGGAAAGAGTGGTGTACGATAGACCAATTCGTCGACCGTATGCCCTTCGCGGAGGAATTGTTTCCGGAAGCGATACTGCGCAACGCTGATACTCATCCAGACGATGACAACAGCAAGACCGGAAATCGAGACGAGCGCGATATAGACACTTCCTGCTGCATAGATGCTAGAAAGCAAAGCAAGTCCTCCACCAAGCATGCTGAACAAAACAGCTCGAAGTGGAACCCCACTTGGCGTCACCTGGGCGAAGAAACGCGGAATCATGCGTTCGTTCGCAAGCGACCAAAGCATCCGGGAGGCAGCGTAAAGCCCAGAGTTCGCTGCCGATAAGATCGCTGTCAGAATGACGAAGTTCATCACGTCTGCCGCATACGGAATCCCGATTCGTTCGAACACCGCGACGAATGGACTTTCGAGCACGCCCTTCCCTTCCGTTGGCAATAAGACGGCTAATACAATGATCGTACCGACGAAAAAGAGGACGAGTCGCAAAATCGTTGTTCGGATCGCAAGCGGAATCGTCCGCTTCGGATCGACCGCTTCACCCGCTGCGACGCCGATCAATTCCGTTCCTGAGTAAGCAAAGTTCACGGCAAGCATCGTCATGAAGATCGCAAATGCCCCATTTGGAAACAATCCTCCTTCCGTTAAGGAAGAAAAGAATGAGGCTGGGCTACCATCTTGTAATGGGATGAAGCCAACGATGGCTCCCGCACCAAGTAAAATGAAAGCAATGATCGTTACGACCTTAATGGCGGAGAACCAAAACTCGACTTCAGCAAATACGCGGACCTTCAAGACGTTGATACCAAGGATCATCGCAGCGAATAATGCACTGAACACCCAGACTGGAATCGACGGGAACCAACGTTGCATTAAAATGCCTGCTGCCGTGAATTCTGAACCAAGGGCGACCGTCCACGTCAGCCAGTAGAGCCAGGCCACCGTATAACCGGTACCGGGTCCGATATACTTCGTTGCGTACTTATGGAATGATCCGGTTTCCGGCATGTGCACAGCGAGTTCACCGAGACTTAACATGACTAAGTAGACGACGACGGCTCCGATCAAATACGACAAAATCGTTCCGACACGTCCCGCTTGTTCCAACGTATAACCTGTACTTAAAAATAATCCTGTTCCAATGACGCCTCCTAACGACAGCATGATCAGATGACGTGATTCCATCTTGCGTCGAAACGCTCCGCTCGTTTTCATGAATCCATTTCCTCCTCGTTCCACCTATTTCAAACAAAAAACGCATCCTCACGGATGCGTCGGTCGACAATTCGGAAATCTTATCGATCGGGTGCAACACCCGCAGGAATTAGCACAGTATCTTTCGACCTGTTGCTGAGGTTTCATAGGGCCAGTCCCTCCACCTCTCTGGATAAGTATGTAATTGTTCCTAACCCTATCAAGTCTTTTCCGGATTGTCAACGCAATTCAGAATACTCCTACCAAAAAACATTCCGTATCGTAATGACCCGGAATGTTAGAACACTTTATTTTTTTGCGAATAGATCCGCTGTCTTTAAGGCTGCCCGAACCGCTTTTCGGTTCAATGTCCCTTGCTGGTGCTTCATTTTCTTCGTTTGGGCAGCCAGTTGCGCTTTGAGCGCCGCAATTTCCT contains:
- a CDS encoding amino acid permease, whose product is MKTSGAFRRKMESRHLIMLSLGGVIGTGLFLSTGYTLEQAGRVGTILSYLIGAVVVYLVMLSLGELAVHMPETGSFHKYATKYIGPGTGYTVAWLYWLTWTVALGSEFTAAGILMQRWFPSIPVWVFSALFAAMILGINVLKVRVFAEVEFWFSAIKVVTIIAFILLGAGAIVGFIPLQDGSPASFFSSLTEGGLFPNGAFAIFMTMLAVNFAYSGTELIGVAAGEAVDPKRTIPLAIRTTILRLVLFFVGTIIVLAVLLPTEGKGVLESPFVAVFERIGIPYAADVMNFVILTAILSAANSGLYAASRMLWSLANERMIPRFFAQVTPSGVPLRAVLFSMLGGGLALLSSIYAAGSVYIALVSISGLAVVIVWMSISVAQYRFRKQFLREGHTVDELVYRTPLFPLVPIAAFVVCLISLIGIGFDPTQRVALYCGIPFIVICYVVHAFTNSSQKRSVENVPNQKSS